Proteins from one Suncus etruscus isolate mSunEtr1 chromosome 3, mSunEtr1.pri.cur, whole genome shotgun sequence genomic window:
- the IL19 gene encoding interleukin-19, translating to MKKQCASFWLLGAVALPFLCLVHARSLMRCLVSMDVHHIEESFQEIKKAIQAKDTFQNITILATSETLKNIQPSDVCCMTKNLLAFYVDRVFKDHQELNPHILRKISSIANSFLYLHKTLLQCVLPFSYQEQRRCHCRPEIINATRTIHNNYSELEVPSAAIKSLGELDVLLAWIHKNHQETSTVEQ from the exons ATGAAAAAACAGTGTGCTTCCTTCTGGCTTCTGGGTGCAGTTGCATTACCCTTCCTGTGTTTAGTGCATGCCCGAAGTCTTATGAGATGTCTAGTTTCCATGGATGTGCATCATATAGAAGAGAGCTTTCAAGAAATCAAAAAGGCTATT CAAGCTAAGGATACTTTCCAGAATATTACCATCTTGGCCACATCAGAAACTTTGAAGAATATTCAG CCCTCAGATGTGTGCTGCATGACCAAGAACCTCCTGGCATTTTATGTGGACAGAGTATTCAAGGATCACCAGGAGTTAAATCCCCACATACTGAGAAAAATCAGCAGCATTGCAAACTCTTTCCTCTACTTGCACAAGACTCTACTACAGTGT GTGTTGCCTTTTTCATACCAGGAGCAGAGGCGGTGTCACTGTAGACCAGAAATCATCAATGCAACCAGAACCATTCACAACAACTACAGTGAG ttGGAGGTCCCATCAGCTGCTATTAAATCTCTGGGAGAACTTGATGTCCTTCTAGCCTGGATTCACAAGAACCATCAAGAAACATCTACTGTTGAGCAATAA